Genomic DNA from Mycobacterium stomatepiae:
ACCCTTTCGGTGCCGCAGGTTGGCGACCGCAGCGACGTTGTCGGCGCGGCAAGCAAGATGGAACCCGCCGATGCCCTTGATTGCGACAATCAGGCCGTCCTCGAGCGCCTGCGTGGCCGCGGCGAGCGGTTCGAGGAAGTTACCGGGGCCCCGCCAAGACAGGGTCGGGCCACAGTCCGGGCAGGCAATGGTTTGCGCGTGGAACCGCCGGTCGGCCGGGTCTCGGTACTCGGCCGCACACGTGGCGCACATCGGAAACTTCGCCATGGTGGTGGCGGGCCGGTCGTAGGGCAGGTCGGTGATCACCGTGTAGCGCGGACCGCAGTTGGTGCAGGTAATAAAGGGGTGCCCGAAGCGGCGGTCGGTCGGATCGCGGAGTTCGCGCAGACAATCAGCGCAGATTGCGATGTCCGGCGGCACCAGGGTGCGTCGGTCGTCGTCGATGCGGCTGTCGACGATCCGGAACCCGGACTCGCCATTCGTCAGCAGTTGGCGGGCTTCGATCGAGTCGATACGCGCCATCGGCGGGTGGTCAGCGCTGAGAGCCGATACCGCGGCTTCGACGGCTTCGGGTGCACCCTCGAACTCGCAGTGCACCGCGCCGGAGTCGTTGTACACGCAGCCGGCTAGCCCGTGACGTGCGGCGATGCGTGCGACAGCGGGGCGGAATCCAACGCCTTGGACCACGCCCGCGATGTCGAGCCGCAACCGCACGCTGGTCACCGCAACACCTGACTGCCCATCACGAACCTCCCGAGCAGCAAGGACTCCCATGCCTAGTGGGCTGGCGGCATGGGCGGTCACGCTCAGGTTAGACCGGACCCAATGTGCCGACAATCACAATTTCGCACACAAAATCTGCGTTTTTCCGCAGTTAATTTTCGCGACAGCGTTGTCCCTCGCGAGGCAGCATGGTGTACTGCACGAGCTGTCGCTGTGTCAGGCCATCGCGGGTCTGGTGAAGCCCCATGCGGCGGGTCGTCGCGTCGATGTCGTGCGTGTCCAAGTCGGCGCGCTGCGACAGGTGGTGCCCGATTCCCTGGAGTTCTGTTGGTCGTTGGTGTGTCAGCAACTCGAAGAGAATATGGTCGATGCCCAGCTGGAGCTCGACCTCGTTCCCGCGGAGGTACTGTGCCACGACTGCGAACAACAGTCGCGGATTGAGTCTCGGTGGTCGGTCTACTGTCCGGGTTGTGCAAGCACGGACGTTGACGTGTTGTCCGGCAACGAGTTCTTGGTCACGTCGATCGAAGTGTCATGAAAGGGCAAGTGAGTGGGTAGATTTCACCGTCACGACGACGGCACCGTGCACAGCCACGACCACGATCGCGAGGGTCACCAGCACGAGCACGGCGACCACAGCGGATATGCGACCGGCTCGCAGCGCATCGACGTGCTCGAGTCCATCTTCGCCGAAAACGACAGTCGCGCCGCCATCAACCGGCGCGCCTTCGAGGCCAATGGCATCCGAGCCTTGAACCTGATGAGCTCGCCTGGATCGGGCAAGACCACGGTGCTGGCCGCCACCCTGGACGAACTCGGCGGCGAGATGGCCGTCGGGGTGATCGAGGGCGACATCGCCACCGACCTCGACGCCGCCAAACTCGCCGGCCGGGGCGCGCAAATATCGTTGCTCAACACCAACAATGGCTTCGGTGGCGAGTGTCACCTGGACGCCCCTATGGTCAACCGGGCACTGCAGGGGCTCGAGCTACCGGCGCTGGACCTGGTGATCGTCGAAAACGTCGGCAACCTGGTCTGTCCGGCAGAATTCGACGTCGGCGAGCACGCCAAAGCGATGGTTTACTCGGTCGCGGAGGGTGAAGACAAGCCACTGAAATACCCGGTCATGTTCCGGTCGGTCGATGTCTTGCTGCTCAACAAGATCGACTTGGTCCCCCACCTCGACGTCGACATTGCGACCTACATCGATCACATTCGACAAGTGAATCCGACCGCCGAAATCCTTCCAGTAAGTGCGCGCACCGGCGACGGCATGTCGAAGTGGTTTGACTGGTTGCGACAGTTCGCGTCCTCGAGTCGCACATCCGGGCCCGTTGCCGACGACGCGGGTTCCGCCCGGCACCTCGGCCAGGAGACGACCACAACACAAGGCTGAGCGCTGATTAGAAGACGGCTGAACTTCCCGCGGAATACACAGACAGCCAACGACTTTCCATTCTCAATACCCGGCGATGCTCCAGCGCAAGCCAGACTAGGCCACCTACGATCACCGGTATTCCGACGCCAACAAGTGTCAGCACCCACTCTCGGTGTCCGTACGCGGCTGCGGCCACCCCGCCAACCAATGACGCGACCCCGAGCACAATCGCCAAGAGTCCCGGCCAACAAAGTCTGTCTATGAAAAATTCGCCGGCATGCGGACACGTCGTGCGGAAATGATCGGTCGGATCTGCGGTGTCGCTCATAGCTTCTCCTCGGTAGAGCTGAGACGAAGCTAGTCGTGATCACTCGATCGGCCGTCCCCCATCCGGGTGGTCAGCGATGTGATCCCAAGGCGGAGTGCGTCGCTAATGAACGTCGGTGATCAAGTGGGTGAGCAGAAGCGACGCGAGCTTCCACGCGTCGGCGTGGCGAACCCAACGCTCGGTGTAGTGCCCGTAGCCGGTGACAGATGTGCCGTTGTCGAACACAATCCGATCCTGCACGGCCCATATCACCCGCGCCTCGTCGTCGTCGAGGTCGACCTCCGGGGTATGGACTTGGTGAGCAGTCTTGGCACCGGCTACCAGAGACTTCAAGAGTGCCAGCGTCTCGTTCCGCCCCACCGTCATCTGCGGATCGGACTGTCCGTCACTCATCCCGAATTCGATATCGTCGACCATCAACGCCGCCAAAGCATTCCAGTCCTGGGTGTCGAGTGTCCGGCAGTACTTGGCCTTGGCTTGCGTCAGTTCGTAGAACGCGATCAACTCGGCATGCCCGGTCATCGGACCGTCAGTTCCAATCGATCAAGTCGGCGGACCAGGATGCTGGGTAGCCATTGGCCGACGTCGGTGGCCTCGATCCAGGTGGTCTGGTGCAGCAGTGTCCGAAAGACGATCTGGGCTTCCAGGCGCGCCAGTGCAGCCCCGACGCAGAAGTGAGCACCCTTGCCGAACGTGATGTGCCCTTTGCCGCCGCTACGGTCCAGGCGGAACTCGTTGGGTCTGTCGAACTGTCGGGGATCGCGGTTGGCGGCTCCCCACATCAAGAGCAGGCGCGAATCGGCGGGCAGATCGACTCCGGCCAGCGTCGTGTCTCGGACGACGTGGCGGTAGTGGCCGCGGAACGGCGACTCGTACCGCAAGGTTTCCTCGATGAACGCACCCAGCAGATCGGGCTGGGCGCGGAGCTGTTCCTGAATGTCTTTGTGCGTTGCCAGGATCCACGCTGCACTGCCCAACAAGGAGGCGGTGGATTCGCCCGCGGCACTGAACAACGTCAGCATGATCGCCATCGCCGGCATGTGCTCCACCTCGCCCGAGGCGTAGCGGGCCGCCAGGTCGCCGATCAGCCCCGGCGAAGAATGTTCACTGGCCTTCGCGAAATGCTCCATGACGTAACCGGCTAGCTCCATCGCCGCCGCGCCGGCGGCGTCGAGCTCGCTCGGGCTAACGACGCCGTCGAGCAGAGTCGTCGTGGCGTAACCCAGTCGGATTAGCTTGTCGACGTCATCCTGGGGCAGTCCCAGCAGGTCGGCGACGACCATCATCGGGAGCCGATTCGCCATGGCACTCATCCACTCGATGCGCCCGTCGATCAACCCTCGAGTCCACAATTGGGTCGCAGTGGCTCCGGCGAATTCTTCGATGACGCGAATTCGCTTGGCAGCCAGATGAGGCACCAGTAGCTTGCGGTGTGCATCGTGCAGGGGGTCGTCGGCAGTGGCCAGGGCGTGCTGCGGGCCGCCCAGCGGTCCCATATCGAACGGTGTGACGGTGCCGTCGCGGTACACCATCGTCGCGGTCAGATTGGAAGAAAAGTCCTCGACACGGTTGACGGCCTCGGTCACGGCGTCCCAGCCGCACACCGCGTAGAAGGTGGAGTCGCCGATGCGTTGGACCGGTGATTGGTCGCGCATCCGATCGTAGAGCGGGTACGGGTCCTGTAAGGCCTCGGTGCCGAAGAAGTCGGTCGCGTCCGCCAAGAGGGTCATGGGGTCAGGGTGAACTCCGCCGGCAC
This window encodes:
- a CDS encoding cytochrome P450; amino-acid sequence: MTLLADATDFFGTEALQDPYPLYDRMRDQSPVQRIGDSTFYAVCGWDAVTEAVNRVEDFSSNLTATMVYRDGTVTPFDMGPLGGPQHALATADDPLHDAHRKLLVPHLAAKRIRVIEEFAGATATQLWTRGLIDGRIEWMSAMANRLPMMVVADLLGLPQDDVDKLIRLGYATTTLLDGVVSPSELDAAGAAAMELAGYVMEHFAKASEHSSPGLIGDLAARYASGEVEHMPAMAIMLTLFSAAGESTASLLGSAAWILATHKDIQEQLRAQPDLLGAFIEETLRYESPFRGHYRHVVRDTTLAGVDLPADSRLLLMWGAANRDPRQFDRPNEFRLDRSGGKGHITFGKGAHFCVGAALARLEAQIVFRTLLHQTTWIEATDVGQWLPSILVRRLDRLELTVR
- a CDS encoding nuclear transport factor 2 family protein translates to MTGHAELIAFYELTQAKAKYCRTLDTQDWNALAALMVDDIEFGMSDGQSDPQMTVGRNETLALLKSLVAGAKTAHQVHTPEVDLDDDEARVIWAVQDRIVFDNGTSVTGYGHYTERWVRHADAWKLASLLLTHLITDVH
- the usfY gene encoding protein UsfY, with protein sequence MSDTADPTDHFRTTCPHAGEFFIDRLCWPGLLAIVLGVASLVGGVAAAAYGHREWVLTLVGVGIPVIVGGLVWLALEHRRVLRMESRWLSVYSAGSSAVF
- the hypB gene encoding hydrogenase nickel incorporation protein HypB; this encodes MGRFHRHDDGTVHSHDHDREGHQHEHGDHSGYATGSQRIDVLESIFAENDSRAAINRRAFEANGIRALNLMSSPGSGKTTVLAATLDELGGEMAVGVIEGDIATDLDAAKLAGRGAQISLLNTNNGFGGECHLDAPMVNRALQGLELPALDLVIVENVGNLVCPAEFDVGEHAKAMVYSVAEGEDKPLKYPVMFRSVDVLLLNKIDLVPHLDVDIATYIDHIRQVNPTAEILPVSARTGDGMSKWFDWLRQFASSSRTSGPVADDAGSARHLGQETTTTQG
- a CDS encoding hydrogenase maturation nickel metallochaperone HypA, whose protein sequence is MHELSLCQAIAGLVKPHAAGRRVDVVRVQVGALRQVVPDSLEFCWSLVCQQLEENMVDAQLELDLVPAEVLCHDCEQQSRIESRWSVYCPGCASTDVDVLSGNEFLVTSIEVS